The window tgcaAGAATCCctgggcgaagaagttgacgtaatagccaattttgttccgaccgacAAAATACGGATTTGTAAGGAAATATGGTTTTAGAGAATTGGCGAAAAAATATTATGAGGGTAGAAGGAATTATGGTCGAACCTGTTGAGCGAATGCTATTTATGGATTTATAACTTTGCAAGGGTTGTGGACAGGTGacgagaatggaacatatgcttatagcctcctaattataaatgtggtgcacaacacacccataagtaggactctactagacacgatgtaaattctccaaaaaatgccccagtgttgagttatggagacactgggatgtagaaaggaatatgagattgtgaaaagagcaGATTTAGTAAAGTTTTAACGATGAATATGAAAGAAATTTTTGGATAACCTACGTAGCACATGTTTGTGGATGTAGGAggagtcgagttcgagagtagattcgtgacctttgcttgtgagtttggtattcctcttcagcatatttgccccagttcactgcgtaagataaagttccacgttgtgttgcgtccctgcaggttgtattttctgccaaaactgaaattcatgtcaaaattagtaataaagttgaaagtgtaaaattacGAAGAGtataaatgatagtaaatatgagtgtgagaatgaagatgaagccgtgtggccaatgttgtctctggttgtcttcagggacttgaatgaatgtgtgaggcgtatgccgaggatgtgataaattctctagttgcagttgaagatgatagtgatagggCCTCcgactgtcttccgggactcgatgataaatgatatctgagaaatttaaggtaaattcgttaaagtaggtaaagtagatgatgaaataaagaaattaagtagggagtaaagtaagtgtatagccgtttggcttatgcaggtgaggccgtgtagccatgcgatatctccggttgtcttcggggacttgatgatatgtctccggttgtcttcggggacttgatgatgcatctccggttgtcttcggggacttgatgctatgtctccggttgtcttcggggacttgatgctgtgcctccggttgtcttcggggacttgatgctgtgtctctggttgtcttcggggacttgatgctgtgtctccggttgtcttcggggacttgatgatgtgtctccggttgtcttcggggatttgatgctgtgtctccggttgtcttcggggacttgatgatattcctgtaaagttcaaggtaaatcgttagagttgatgatgtgtagccgtctggcttatgcatatgggGCAGTATAGCCGAGTGatgcccggttgtcttcgggacttgatgatctatctccggttgtcttcagagatttgatgatgcgtctccggttgttttcggggacttgatgatacatctccggttgtcttcataGATTTGAtaatgtgtctccggttgtcttcggggactcgaCGATAATTCCTGCAAAATTcggagtaaaatggttaaagatggtaaagtatatgataacgTAATTGATGAAGTATGGAGCAAAGCGGTAGAATggccgtttggcttatgatgttgatggtatcgtgacaggctgaactAATTATGTgcgatcctgatttaattcgccttcaacttcgtcaacctacaaaacaggtatataaagtcataaagttattgtgataaaaaaaaataaagatagagttagaaataaagccgtttggcttttaggcggggccatattgagccagatgatgcttttctgccatgattgatagacttgactgttgatctcgcggtcttaagttcctgcactcaaagaaaaattcttagtttgggagggggaagttgattcgtgttgactcgaagcttgacgtggttggctctccattcgtcttgtttgtttggatcttgtgatctccgttcaagcctcggtaggtgaacaatagtgaaacaattgcaagaaagtatttgatttgaaaggtaggtatgtaggtatatgtataagaaaatgtgactatatgtatataagttgtgaaatatatatatatatatatatatatatatatatatatatatatatatatatatatatatatgtatatatatatgtaaatgtatgtatctaaggaaagatatatatgtatgtaatgaaagatatatgtgtaaatatatgtatgtaagttgtaaaatatttctgccaacttcagattgtgatacTTCCAAAGTAATCGATCTATAATACTTCcggtctggtagccttaatcttgtcaatgtccctgttcttttgtctatattttttttcaaaaaaatatgccccagttttggttctgaagggtgtactaaatttatgttgcggtgtgactgaaccttatataggttgcctacgtatccaccgaggaatcaggtcagaatgTAGTTCGTAAGGGTgaatggtctgaagttttctaataaagggaccgaacccgatgtggattgcctacgtatcccaccgagggaatcTGGTTGGCGTAGTTCTGCTATATAAAtgtaaaaggtttgttggattttatctaggtgtgacggatctgtaTGTTAACAGTCTACGAATTCCTCCGGGGAAATCAGGccctgtgtggttttctttgtgtaaggatttttttggattttctgttatagcgcaaccgaactctatatgggctgcctacgtatctcaccatgagaatcaggtcagaacgtagttcgtatgcatgcaaaatcttttgattttttgttctaaatgcaaccgaaccctatgtgggctgcctacgcatcccaccacgggaatcaggtcggaacgtagttcgtactgttgttaaaggaaaggttgcaaactaggttgtcttaccTACTGTCGTCCtgtgatttcttcttgaattgctctCTTTGAGgtttatgttatcacctatcggctatttcaattcttttgaagggaatcttgtcttgtcccctagtttctttgttattcTCTCGGGACGTATGTTGTTTgttcgtacatttcatgtcacaatcgtagaattgacagttttgataaataaagtataaaatagatgattaaggaaaattagaaatgcattcacagttttgcaattcaagcttccacaagatgaagcaaaacaaacaaaattttgggtacggttcaagcgtcaataaaagaaaacaagttcactacatgttcatgctaccaaggctcccgacggatcgaggacggagtacaagtccaattcttcagagtcttccCTGGTTCGGCACTTCGTGTGATAGGTGTCTCGATGTTGTAAGTCgttgtagcagtaatcttcatgtgtgtttgtctttggattgttcaCGGGAACGGAAAAAGTTGATGATATGACCttttccgcactggactccttcAAATCTTGGCATCTCCGTGAGCAGgaaaaggattgttgaccacattgggcttagcttcagcgagctggattactccttccttaatcagggcttcgattttgtttttaagaccatagcaatcttcagtggcgtgcccaacaactccagagtggtatgcacagcgtttggaaccatcaaaccattttgggataggttcgggaatttttccttcaatcggttgtattatgtctgctgctttcattctttcgaacaattgagccaagggttcagtgatctgagtgtaattacgggtgtttttggtgtcagggtttggacgggctctaggtatagtatgtggtcgattttggtaagctggagcttggttgggtttatacggacgtgggttttgatgtgggggtgctcggggttggtagtagttagcttgggtgttgtagacagggtaaggaggtagtggagcttggtagggttcaggatagtggtaagggtagaaaggttgttgtgggtggtcaaagtatggaatggcttggctcggctcatgcccTCAGGCGTTCATGACTGTAGCGacatcttcttttttctttttaaccccgttgatagaaccagactaaatagctttgtttattgcttgtaaagcaataagatcctgaattttccccgatttgattccttcttctaaggcttctcccattcagacaacttctgtgaatttttgtcccatcatacctatcattttctcgtaaaatatgccagtctggcattcaatgaaggtagcagtcatttctctatcattcatcggaggttgaaccctggctgcttctgatcTCCAACGTAACGCGTACTCGCGGAATGTCTCAGCTACTTTCTTAGtcaacttagtcatgtagactctatccggCGTGATATCGATATtgaaactgaatctgtccataaagtcttgcgccatgtcactccaaccacgccatttacggacgtcctgttgtgtataccaagtaagtgcttcgccagataagcttcttatgaagagcttcatccttatgttctggtctctgcccactccaaccaatttgtcacaataagcccttaagtgtgtatgagggtcgcctgttccattgaatgtgtcaaatttcggcggtttgtagcctacgggtaaatcgacgtcaggttgaacacaaAGATCTTCGTATTCCACACTCttagttcccctagcaacttgaaggtttctcattgcttctttgagactgtggatctcttttagcaatatgttatctgcccctgcctttgcatccttttctatttcttcgtattgatccacctcgggttggaacctgaccgttactgggttggtaaaggcttgtgtttctgtggcatataccggaggaacatattgtgcatttggggtgacaaagtgtgccccgtgcatatgctgggttggataagtttgggcgatgggggtgttttggaccggaggtggtgtgttataagtggtgtttgtaggtggttgatttggtgggtttagaggagtaattgtaggtggtggattagtgttggtgggcaaaggaacatagggagtgtgaactagcgattgacttgctGGGTTGACGGGttgtggattaggagtagcataagtagtgtaggtgggtggttgattttgtggaggagtatagttagtgtaggtgggtggttgactttgtggagaagtatagttagtgtaggtggttggttgactttgtgggggagtatagacggatgttggatttggtggatttgcgggggtgatcggaggtaagttgttgttggtaggtgtaTTGTTTTGGGGAGggaaatgctcaggaactggggattcgagtgatgggaaacgaggtggttctggcgcagtatttctaggttcaggaggtgaattttggagtgtgatggataaattggtcaagtccctaacccgatttaattctccacgtagattctcaatttcttgagttaggcgggcgatatgttcatcccgttgaatagcagttccgtgttcggaagtctcgggcggatcgctagAGGTCACGATGTTTTCTACACCAATTGGaatagatgcggccggatcagacatagtaatttcatttccttggacaacccaactacgttcaggtagcgatgacgtctttgacctcgtgatgtaaggatggtcggccatcgagtgtgAACACAAATCAACTCTCTTcttgggaataagataaaagaaacatacAGTATgaatgatgttagtctcatgaacatatctaggtaaagtcatgatcacgtaaagtcaagtaaggcatgtagcaaataatttatcaagtagagtcaaacaagtatatcaaacaataacgcgtcctaatatgcatgtgacctctttgtgccagaggtaggcctaacgtttgtttgaagggtaaagtgtgccataatacgtcatcccgttactttgattaattaaacaaattctatttcccaaaaaaaaagtacaaaagtTGTGGatatttattacatatcaaatgaatacaacatggagtgtttcctaatctaagtaaatacagtttcctatgtctaacttctaacTCCATTTGTGATGTtttcgtcattcattgtactccaatgcaaatccatacctgtcatagaaacgttagtcattccctccctcctaaagtttaattaattagagcaaatagtcaatatatAGGTACATTTATCCTTCAAatatgcatataaagtatgatcaTTGTCGCTTGGGgttgtgaacccgcttggacgtttaggtaaagtcatctaatgggcttaatacaccaagggtattaaacctcctaggtcatgaaatgtatgctcttaataaagggtgttggtttagctctatcttaggttgactaggagtgggtttactagacgcaaggttcccgagcggacaactcgagtgagaaggctacgcggtccccgttattcgagcaccccgcgcatacgccaactctcctaacatttggattctacgaaagaaatttgcgggtgcgcaaaacacacctcgcgtgtacgtgtgatagtgtgagttttccagaagtggaagaaatatgaacggaatgacaatttatcaaagcagtaacatttaacggtttatatcaaacaaacaattaatagcagaTAAACAGTTGTAACATGTGAAAATAATTAAAGCAAATAAAGTTAGCACACAAATCCTAATTAAAtataagtccgttatggttagaacctaagtttagttccccagcagagtcgccaatctgtcacaccccatttttaaccccggagagttaagttagaagtatgacgtattggagattcctgtttttatttattttaaggagtcgccacctaattatttatggtgaattaggacaactaaagtttattaaagttatgtttaaagttaactctgtttaaggtctgcgaaacttaagattctaggtaagggttcaattagtctaaagggaaggtattaggcaccctttaagacccattaacaatggttaaccgaccggacttaaaattaattaggctaaatgtagatatagtattatagaaaaaggaaaGTAGTTTcttaagtatggctaaagttatagatagatatgtaagaatgctatttaaaatagaacttgtaaaaaaaaaaaaaaaattgtatataaAAAAAGGGGTATTTCTAATGTtgttttgaaatacgacttataaacgTTGTTAAGATTTTAAACGAAAGTAAAATAGTATTGTTTAGAATGATACTTGTGGAAGACATAATAATTTTGCATAAAAGAGGAAAATGTTGAATGATATTTAAAGATATTGTTGAGGCTTTAAATAGAAATGGTAATGTTGttcaaaataagatttataaaagAGTAAGATGATTTGCTTATGAATAATAGTCTTTAAAGAGATAAACGCGACGAATGTGATCTTTTAAGTAAAAATGATATTCATATGAATATGGTGGAATGGAAATGCCtagacttatgttcttaaatatgatgaaaagagTCATGAGTTCTTTCTATTTCTATCATTCTTTATTTAGCTAAttttaactaaaatatgtataattgggtaAATCTTGAAAACGTTTGTAAATATAATCGAATTCATATTATGTGTTAGTGACGTTCTAAGATTCCTAAGAtggtaagaatgaaaaatgatacCCTTAACCCAAAATATGTAGGCATACTATTTGAAAAGTAATTACTcaaaatattataaatactataaataatttagaaaatggaagtgaatgtaatttgtgaaactagctacccattactaaactaagtCCTACTAACTTTACTATGGTTCATTTAATCTAGTGagacaaaataaaatgttagtcatacaaggcaAATAAAATACACGACTATAAAAATGATGAAGGAAGTGAAGAGTGAATGGGTTAGGCCCATTTTTTCTTGGACTGCTGCTACAGTGGTCGGGCCTATTGGGTTTTAGCCCAGAATTTATGTTTTCTGTTTGTGCTGCAGGCTGGACTACTACCATATTAAGCCGACTCGAGTAGAGTTGTGTTGGGATTTTGGCCCAACGTCGAAATGCGGGGAAGATGAGGAATCGCTTGGACTCGCgggcgatagtcatgcataaaaaatgaaaagaaaaaagatcaATACAATGATATAATACTTATAAAAGAAAGGCGAGTGAACAAAGTGCAGCGACATTATCATTTAATTCATATCAACATGTAAGTCCAAAGAAGACATTGCAGATGTATATGTGACTAAGTGTATAGAGACGAAAACAATCTAATTCAATTTCCTACTAAACACGACCGATGACTGCAGTGAGGAGAGGTAGTTATTCAAGTCCAATTTTGTCTCTAAGAAGTGACATTTAATTCAGCAAACAGACAAAGAACAAACACAAACCCAAAAGGAATATAACATAGCAACATAAAGGAAACAGTTGGTGTTAATTTCAAATGTGCAGCTTGCTAAGTTATTTAGGATCATAGGAAAGAACCAAAATGCTGAGTTGAGATTAAGCTAATGGCTCACCCTTTATCACATAAATTCAAAGGAATACCAAAAGTTGTCATGCTTCCTATATGCATTAAAATCTACATCCAACAACTCATACTACAACACGATTAAAACATACATTGTGTGTCTTTAACTAGGACAAGGAGCAGATCTGGATGTGGAAAATAAGTAGACGAGATGAAATCATTAGAATATGATCCTCCACATATCTAATAAGGCTCAAAGAGAAACAGGAAATAAGagatttaaaagaaaagaaaactttgGCTTCAATGAATAATTTTCCTTTTGGCACTGTAGGCTCGAATACTTAAGAGACAAAGGCAGAGGAAAACATTCAAGTATAATGGTCATAGCAAAATCAGCAAGCATGAATGCAAATGGTCCAGTTAAAACTCAGCAGAATAGGCAAGTGGGATCAATGTTACTTATTCAAGTAAATAAATGGTAAGGCCAATAagacttaagaaaacacaatgaAGGAAGAGAACAACTTAAGTCACATGATGGTTCTGAAGTAAGTTAATCCCGAGTGAAAAGCATAGACGAGTGTAATTTATTCTTTAAGGGTATTTCATGAATGGCAAGCATATGCATGTTCAGTCAACAGTCAATCACCAAAGGGACAAGATCAAGCAAACATAACAAAGCCATTTGACAGTAATGATCAGCAAGGTTAAGAGATTAAATGTCATGCTACCTAGATTGAGTCTAAGCAACCATGTGTCATTGTATCTTCTCTAAACTTCCAGACAAGAGCTGAAGCTTAACTAATTATTTATAACAAATTCCTATGATCCGAATTGCTTAGAATACACACTAGGACAATAATGTATGTTTAAAACTCATGTCTATACTGATATCATTCAGAAAACATAATGAGGACCAATAATCTACTAACGGCGGAAGCATGCTGAACTTAAACCAAACCTGAACTAAACTAACAACCGACATATCGATACAATTAAACAGGAATTAGAACGAGCATAAACATGCCTGAACTAGAAATTAACATATAAACCTAACTGAACAGGAAGAGCAATTAACACAAAACCGAATACACTAACGACATTTCAGATCAGGCACAAACCCATTTAGCGACAAAATACATGAATAAAACAGAACTGGGCAAAATGTCATACTCTGCACACAAATTTAAAGTCGGTAGGAAATTGACTATCTAAATTCGTAAAGGAACTCAACCATGCTCAATTAATTTCAGATTCCTAATAAACAAGACAAAACTCGAATGATACCCATGATATTCAGAATATAGAAACCAATAACGAGCAATCCAATGAAGCAAACAATTAAAGTTCAGATCCAACTTAATATCATTATGACGCACAAGCTAATAATTCAGAGTCCATATAACTGATATACACGATATATACTCCAATGTACAAATTCTTATAGCTCAAACGCATGCAGGAACTGTATACATCTAGTATATTTTGGGTATATCTCCCATACTCTCAAATAGAAAATCAACACTTACACAAATAAGACATGCTTGAACATTACTATTACCAGCAAACATCTTTGGCTATACTAACATACCCGAGTGCCGCAATCATTGAGAATACGCTATATTAACTAATACTAAGTTCGACTAAACTAAATCACTGCCAACCCAGCTGTTAACTAACACATGATCATAAATTAAAACTCAATACGCagaatactaaaaattaaagaaaagggaaaggtttactgaccttttgtaggtgcagtgaacggggtaTGAATCTCGGATCTctactcgaactcgaacgaacccgattaaagtaattGTGTTTTTGTAAGGAAAATTTGTAGATTCCAGATCTTTTGTCCAAGTTTCTTAGGTTTCTTGCTCAACAAAAATCCCTCTTTTTCTAAAACGATGCTCAGTTCCCTCCCCAAAAACTGAAAATCCTCCCCCCTTCTGGATTAACTCCCGTTTTATTTATAAGGTTTCATTTGTATTAAAGTAAaaggaggagcgtatgagagagacgaaGCGAGGAATAAAcgtgggggacaaggggaagtggagagaCAGACGTGGTGGGGAACAGAAGTGAGTGGAGGGATGATGAAggaggcagaagaagaagaagagaaaaagaagaagacgatgaaggaggcggaagaaagaagaagaggggAAAGGGAGAGATGAGCgcaaaagaaggaaaaagaaaaagaagtgcaAAGATGTTTAAttattcctctttctttttcattCCTTCTTATTCCAAGTTCACCGCACCAATTCCTCTTATCTCTCTCTttactttccttcttttttttttctttttctttttttgggtaAATAACATTATCAGGAATTTGTCctttgtaaaataatattttgataaaataaaaattataacacgtcgttttaaaatacgagcttcaaaatgagtccaatGTTGATATACTTTCGAGCAATTGCTTATGAGatgaaaattgttgattcttcctcctctatttaattattcttgggtttctaatttaataactagtacaatatatactatgtgaagacaattaataattaatatgtagaaaataaggatttaacaaagtgttgtcttgtaattaatttaacgattctaaacccgaaaaaaataaaatgatgacgaatATTTAAAAATtggtgataaagtaatgctcgtgatgttgatagtaaagtagtgaaaattagtaatagtgaaaataaagtgttcagctcgtcaataaatttagaagcccgagtaaataaattgaaataaaggagggacaaaattgggtgtcaacagcaggCCAGAGCCATATTAGCCGAGGAcggaacatggatgccaaagccctacaaAAAGATGGAACACCATAGAAGAAAAGcagagggtcaccaaatgaccgagtatgacgtcgttcaacgagtgtatgaagttagaacgggtTATTACGACGGTAAAGTAGGAAACAAACATATTGTTACTGAGCGTACAACATCATGCACTCGTGGTAAGTGGAAAACGTACCACATGCCTTGTTCTTATGCATTCAAGTGCTTTAAGAGAATGCcagaaatgtaactgattatgtggCGGGGAATATAAGGTCGTAAATTACCTTAAAGCATATTTCAGCCACTTCCATCCCCTTGGtaatcaagcttattggccagccGCGCCATTTTCTATGGTTGCGAACAAGAAGCATATCCGTAAATTGGGAAAAAAACAAGCTAAACCGTtatcccaatcaaatggatgttagcgaaaagacttactctcgcaagtgctcgatatgtaagcaatttgggcatgataagcgttcatgtgggcaaaactccggtggtggcagcacatctggaagtagaagagtgtctagaacttgattattttttttaagtctattataatttaatgatgtatttcgttgctaatggaatgaaatgtttttcaattattatgaacttctcgtattggatgaattatttttaaatattatatttatttttgcacattcaaaaggtgcggattacacaatacaataacaaaataaaaaagacataaaagaaaaaaataacctaatacaaagcagagtaattttttcttttctatctttcttgaACCAGAAAAGTACTTTCATAACTTTGGGAGTAAATcaaaagagattaatcaaaaccctataatatatgacacttaaacctaaatataacaagttttcaaatttACTTCGga is drawn from Lycium barbarum isolate Lr01 chromosome 8, ASM1917538v2, whole genome shotgun sequence and contains these coding sequences:
- the LOC132606630 gene encoding formin-like protein 13, which translates into the protein MTLPRYVHETNIIHTVCFFYLIPKKRVDLCSHSMADHPYITRSKTSSLPERSWVVQGNEITMSDPAASIPIGVENIVTSSDPPETSEHGTAIQRDEHIARLTQEIENLRGELNRVRDLTNLSITLQNSPPEPRNTAPEPPRFPSLESPVPEHFPPQNNTPTNNNLPPITPANPPNPTSVYTPPQSQPTTYTNYTSPQSQPPTYTNYTPPQNQPPTYTTYATPNPQPVNPASQSLVHTPYVPLPTNTNPPPTITPLNPPNQPPTNTTYNTPPPVQNTPIAQTYPTQHMHGAHFVTPNAQYVPPVYATETQAFTNPVTVRFQPEVDQYEEIEKDAKAGADNILLKEIHSLKEAMRNLQVARGTKSVEYEDLCVQPDVDLPVGYKPPKFDTFNGTGDPHTHLRAYCDKLVGVGRDQNIRMKLFIRSLSGEALTWYTQQDVRKWRGWSDMAQDFMDRFSFNIDITPDRVYMTKLTKKVAETFREYALRWRSEAARVQPPMNDREMTATFIECQTGIFYEKMIGMMGQKFTEVV